The Collimonas sp. PA-H2 genome contains a region encoding:
- the arsH gene encoding arsenical resistance protein ArsH codes for MRRDNVSRNLSDLPNIDMELFHTPVAADFSAVARSTHAPRFLLLYGSLREKSYSRLLTREAARLLEAMGGEVRIFDPRGLPLPDGEPETHAKVLELRELAQWAEGMVWTSPERHGAMTGIMKAQIDWIPLSIGAVRPTQGKTLAVMEVSGGSQSFNAVNQMRILGRWMRMITIPNQSSVAKAFLEFDEAGRMKPSSYYERVVDVMEELFKFTLLTRDVSSFLVDRYSERRECAEELSKRVNQRSI; via the coding sequence ATGCGGAGGGACAACGTGTCAAGAAACCTGTCTGATTTGCCAAACATAGATATGGAGCTTTTCCATACGCCGGTCGCCGCCGATTTTTCCGCTGTGGCACGTTCTACCCATGCGCCGCGCTTCCTGCTGTTGTATGGCTCTTTGCGCGAAAAATCCTATAGCCGCCTGCTGACCAGGGAAGCGGCGCGCCTGCTGGAGGCAATGGGCGGCGAAGTCAGGATCTTTGATCCGCGCGGCCTGCCGCTGCCGGACGGCGAGCCGGAAACCCATGCCAAGGTCCTGGAACTGAGGGAGCTGGCGCAATGGGCCGAAGGCATGGTGTGGACCTCGCCCGAGCGCCACGGCGCCATGACCGGCATCATGAAGGCGCAGATCGACTGGATTCCGCTGTCCATCGGCGCGGTGCGGCCGACCCAGGGAAAAACCCTGGCGGTGATGGAAGTATCCGGCGGCTCGCAGTCGTTCAATGCTGTCAACCAGATGCGTATACTGGGCCGCTGGATGCGGATGATCACCATCCCTAACCAGTCATCGGTGGCCAAGGCGTTTCTGGAGTTCGACGAAGCAGGGCGCATGAAGCCATCGTCTTACTATGAACGCGTGGTCGACGTGATGGAAGAACTGTTCAAATTTACCTTGCTGACCCGTGACGTTTCTTCGTTCCTGGTGGATCGTTACAGCGAACGCAGGGAATGCGCCGAGGAGTTAAGCAAGCGGGTAAATCAAAGATCGATTTAG
- the arsC gene encoding arsenate reductase (glutaredoxin) (This arsenate reductase requires both glutathione and glutaredoxin to convert arsenate to arsenite, after which the efflux transporter formed by ArsA and ArsB can extrude the arsenite from the cell, providing resistance.) — translation MNITIYHNPECGTSRNTLALIRNTGIEPEVIEYLKQPPSLAALIRLIADAGLSVRDAIRQKESPYAELGLDAPDLSDTQLLDAMLAHPILINRPFVVTPKGTRLCRPSELVLDILPLPQKAAFTKEDGEVVVDAEGQRVKKPV, via the coding sequence ATGAACATTACGATTTACCACAATCCAGAATGCGGAACTTCCCGCAATACGCTGGCGCTCATACGCAATACCGGCATCGAGCCCGAAGTCATCGAATACCTGAAGCAGCCGCCGTCGCTGGCCGCGCTGATCAGGCTGATTGCGGATGCCGGGCTCTCGGTACGCGACGCGATCCGGCAAAAGGAAAGCCCATACGCTGAACTCGGCCTGGATGCCCCGGACCTGAGCGATACGCAATTGCTGGACGCCATGCTGGCCCATCCTATCCTGATCAACCGGCCATTTGTCGTCACACCCAAGGGCACACGCCTGTGCCGTCCGTCAGAGCTGGTGCTGGATATCCTGCCGTTGCCGCAAAAGGCGGCGTTTACCAAAGAAGACGGTGAAGTAGTGGTCGATGCGGAGGGACAACGTGTCAAGAAACCTGTCTGA
- the arsB gene encoding ACR3 family arsenite efflux transporter, giving the protein MSIQYEVAGRRAPGVPMNFFERYLTVWVALCIVAGILLGQLLPAGVQVIGSLEIAKVNLPVGVLIWVMIIPMLLKIDFSAWNQVRGHIRGIGVTLFINWAVKPFSMALLAWLFIRHWFAPYLPAGQLDSYVAGLILLAAAPCTAMVFVWSRLTGGDPYFTLSQVAMNDVIMVFTFAPLVALLLGVSSIAVPWATLLTSVVLYIVVPVIIAQVWRKSLLRHGQASFDKLMERIQPWSISALLLTLVLLFAFQGNAIIEQPLVIALLAVPILIQVFFNSALAYWLNKIVGEKHSIACPSALIGASNFFELAVAAAISLFGFKSGAALATVVGVLIEVPVMLLIVGIVNRTQGWYEGR; this is encoded by the coding sequence ATGTCGATTCAATATGAAGTCGCCGGCAGGCGCGCCCCGGGCGTGCCCATGAATTTCTTCGAGCGCTACCTGACTGTCTGGGTGGCGCTCTGCATCGTCGCCGGCATCCTGCTTGGGCAGCTGCTTCCTGCTGGCGTGCAGGTAATCGGCTCGCTGGAAATCGCCAAGGTCAACCTGCCGGTCGGCGTCCTGATCTGGGTGATGATCATTCCGATGCTGCTCAAGATCGATTTCTCCGCATGGAACCAGGTCAGGGGCCATATCCGCGGCATTGGGGTAACACTATTCATCAATTGGGCGGTCAAACCGTTCTCGATGGCGCTGCTGGCCTGGCTGTTCATCCGCCATTGGTTCGCGCCGTATCTGCCCGCCGGGCAGCTGGACTCGTACGTGGCCGGGCTGATCTTGTTAGCTGCGGCGCCGTGCACGGCGATGGTGTTTGTGTGGAGCCGCCTCACTGGCGGCGATCCGTACTTCACGCTGTCGCAGGTCGCCATGAACGATGTGATCATGGTGTTCACATTTGCGCCGCTGGTGGCTCTCTTGCTGGGTGTGTCTAGCATCGCCGTACCGTGGGCGACGCTGCTGACCTCGGTGGTTTTATATATTGTGGTTCCCGTGATCATCGCCCAGGTCTGGCGCAAATCCCTGCTGCGGCACGGACAAGCCAGTTTTGACAAGCTGATGGAGCGCATCCAGCCGTGGTCGATCTCCGCGCTGCTGCTGACTTTGGTCCTGCTGTTCGCCTTCCAGGGCAATGCCATCATCGAACAGCCGCTGGTCATCGCATTGCTGGCGGTTCCCATCCTGATACAGGTCTTTTTCAATTCCGCGCTGGCCTATTGGTTGAATAAGATTGTTGGAGAAAAGCATTCCATCGCTTGCCCCTCGGCGCTGATCGGCGCCTCCAACTTCTTCGAACTGGCAGTGGCCGCGGCGATCAGCCTGTTCGGCTTCAAGTCCGGCGCCGCGCTGGCGACCGTGGTCGGGGTATTGATCGAGGTACCGGTCATGCTGCTGATCGTCGGGATCGTGAACCGTACCCAGGGCTGGTATGAAGGGCGCTGA
- a CDS encoding helix-turn-helix transcriptional regulator codes for MKTKSVVAALAALAQDSRLAIFRALVQAGPGGLPAGKIGEITGISPSSVSFHMKELSHADMVASRNEGRFVIYSANFTTMNALLAFLTENCCGGNPCTPVCNPACIPADGATSCS; via the coding sequence ATGAAAACAAAATCAGTCGTTGCCGCCCTTGCGGCGCTTGCCCAGGATTCCCGCCTTGCCATCTTCCGCGCCCTGGTGCAGGCCGGTCCTGGCGGTCTTCCCGCTGGAAAAATCGGGGAAATCACCGGCATCTCGCCATCCTCTGTATCGTTCCACATGAAGGAACTGTCGCATGCCGATATGGTGGCGTCGCGCAATGAAGGGCGGTTCGTGATTTACTCCGCCAACTTCACCACCATGAATGCACTGCTGGCATTCCTCACTGAAAATTGCTGCGGCGGCAACCCTTGCACGCCAGTCTGCAACCCTGCCTGCATCCCCGCGGATGGCGCTACATCATGCTCATGA